The Choristoneura fumiferana chromosome 11, NRCan_CFum_1, whole genome shotgun sequence genome includes a region encoding these proteins:
- the LOC141432806 gene encoding uncharacterized protein isoform X3: MRATTFVILFCVLQYAAAQYVEDNNYLQGILALEQTMRETSENESDTYEQDNNGTVYEKQTTRKTFERNNAPNANVSGEDKLVRTFVIETDASGHETIYEEDVIIHKVPGQGTTSTSSGRRAIGGFGGSSASSTAAASSGSGGYGPQGPQGPQGPAGQQGPAGPGAYGPGSSASTAASAAAGQNGLGGPQGPQGLQGPQGQQGPAGPGGYGPGSSASAAASAAAGQNGPYGPNGPYGPYGPQGPQGPQGQQGPAGPGGYGPGSAASSAAAASSGQGGYGPQGPQGPQGPQGPAGPGGYGPGSSASAAAAAAAGPNGPGGPQGLQGPQGPQGPAGPGGYGPGSSASGAASAAAGPNGPGGPQGPQGPQGPAGPGGYGPGSSASAAAAAAAGPNGPGGPQGPQGPQGPQGPAGPGGYGPGSSASAAAAAAAGPNGAYGPNGPYGPYGPQGPQGPQGQQGPQGPAGPGGYGPESSASAAAAAAAGPNGPYGPYGPQGPQGPQGPQGPAGPGGYGPGSSASAAAAAAAGPNGPGGPQGLQGPQGPQGPAGPGGYGPGSSASAAAAAAAGPNGPGGPQGPQGPQGPAGPGGYGPGSSASAAASAAAGPNGAYGPNGPYGPYGPQGPQGPQGPQGPQGQAGPGGYGPGSAASSAAAASSGQGGYGPQGPQGPQGPQGPAGPGGYGPGSSSSASATATVSSQPEEIIIIEEQPEVTVTANANANAGPYGPAGPGGYGPGSSASAAASAAAGPNGAYGPNGPYGPYGPQGPQGPQGPQGPAGPGGYGPGSSASAAAAAAAGPNGPGGPQGLQGPQGPQGPAGPGGYGPGSSASAAAAAAAGPNGPGGPQKLQGPQGPQGPAGPGGYGPGSSASAAAAAAAGPNGAYGPNGPYGPYGPQGPQGPQGQQGPQGPAGPGGYGPNHQLALLLQLLQDQTDHSDHTDHKDHKDHKDHKDQLDQVDTDQDHQLALLLQLLQDQTDQEDHKDYKDHKDHKDQLDQVDTDQDHQLALLLQLLQDQTDQEDHKDYKDHKDHKDQLDQVDTDQDHQLALLLQLLQDQTDQEDHKDYKDHKDHKDQLDQVDTDQDHQLALLLQLLQDQMEHTDQMDHTDHTDHKDHKDHKDNKDHKDQLDQVDTDPNHQLALLLQLLQDQTDQEDHKDHKDHKDQLDQVDTDQDHQLALLLQLLQDQTDQEDHKDYKDHKDHKDQLDQVDTDQDHQLALLLQLLQDQMEHTDQMDHTDHTDHKDHKDHKDHKDQLDQVDTDQDHQLALLLQLLQDQTDQEDHKDHKDHKDHKDQLDQVDTDQDHQLALLLQLLQDQMEHMDQMDHTDHTDHKDHKDHKDHKDQLDQVDTDQDHQLALLLQLLQDQTDQEDHKDYKDHKDHKDHKDQLDQVDTDQDHQLALLLQLLQDQTDQEDHKDHKDHKDHKDQLDQVDTDQDHQLALLLQLLQDQMEHTDQMDHTDHTDHKDHKDHKDHKDHKDQLDQVDTDQDHQLALLLQLLQDQTDQEDHKDHKDHKDHKDQLDQVDTDQDHQLALLLQLLQDQTDQEDHKDHKDHKDHKDQLDQVDTDLDHQLALLLQLLQDQMDQMDHTDHTDHKDHKDHKDHKDQLDQVDTDQDHQLALLLQLLQDQTDQEDHKDYKDHKDHKDQLDQVDTDQDHQLALLLQLLQDQTDQEDHKDHKDHKDHKDQLDQVDTDLDHQLALLLQLLQDQMEHTDQMDHTDHTDHKDHKDHKDHKDQLDQVDTDQDHQLALLLQLLQDQTDQEDHKDYKDHKDHKDQLDQVDTDQDHQLALLLQLLQDQMEHTDQMDHTDHTDHKDHKDHKDNKDHKDQLDQVDTDPDHQLALLLQLLQDQTDHTDHTDHKDHKDHKDHKDQLDQVDTDQDHQLALLLQLLQDQTDQEDHKDYKDHKDHKDQLDQVDTDQDHQLALLLQLLQDQTDQEDHKDYKDHKDHKDQLDQVDTDQDHQLALLLQLLQDQMEHTDQMDHTDHKDHKDHKDNKDHKDQLDQVDTDPNHQLALLLQLLQDQTDHTDHTDHKDHKDHKDHKDQLDQVDTDQDHQLALLLQLLQDQTDQEDHKDYKDHKDHKDHKDQLDQVDTDQDHQPALLLQLLQDQTDQKDHKDHKDHKDQLDQVDTDLDHQLALLLQLLQDQMEHTDQMDHTDHTDHKDHKDHKDHKDHKDKLVQVDMDQDPQLALLLQLHQDKVDTVHKDHKGHKDHKDQLDQVDTDQDHQVVLLLLLLCLHNQKKS, from the exons ATGAGAGCAACAACCTTCGTGATCTTGTTCTGCGTTCTGCAG TACGCAGCTGCTCAATATGTCGAAGATAATAACTACCTTCAAGGAATCCTCGCGCTGGAGCAGACGATGAGAGAAACCAGCGAAAATGAATCAGACACATACGAACAAGACAACAACGGAACTGTATACGAAAAACAAACTACCCGCAAAACGTTTGAAAGAAATAATGCTCCTAACGCAAATGTGTCAGGCGAAGACAAATTGGTGAGAACCTTTGTCATCGAGACTGACGCTTCCGGGCACGAGACTATCTACGAAGAAGATGTAATTATCCACAAAGTGCCAGGTCAAGGAACGACGTCCACTAGCTCTGGACGCCGCGCCATTGGCGGCTTCGGTGGATCCTCTGCTAGCTCTACCGCTGCAGCTTCATCAGGATCAGGTGGATATGGACCACAAGggccacaaggaccacaaggaccagctggacaacaaggaccagctggaccaggtgcatacggaccaggatcatcagctagcactgctgcttcagctGCTGCAGGACAAAATGGACTAGgtggaccacaaggaccacaaggcctccaaggaccacaaggacaacaaggaccagctggaccaggtggatacggacctggatcatcagctagcgctgctgcttcaGCTGCTGCAGGACAAAATGGACCATACGGACCAAATGGACCATACGGACCAtacggaccacaaggaccacaaggaccacaaggacaacaaggaccagctggaccaggtggATATGGACCAGGATCCGCAGCTAGCTCTGCTGCTGCAGCTTCATCAGGACAAGGTGGATatggaccacaaggaccacaagggccacaaggaccacaaggaccagctggaccaggtggatacggaccaggatcatcagctagcgctgctgctgcagctgctgcaggaccaaacggaccaggaggaccacaaggactacaaggaccacaaggaccacaaggaccagctggaccaggtggATACGGACCAGGATCATCAGCTAGCGGTGCTGCTtcagctgctgcaggaccaaacggaccaggaggaccacaaggaccacaaggaccacaaggaccagctggaccaggtggatacggaccaggatcatcagctagcgctgctgctgcagctgctgcaggaccaaacggaccaggaggaccacaaggaccacaaggaccacaaggaccacaaggaccagctggaccaggtggatacggaccaggatcatcagctagcgctgctgctgcagctgctgcaggaccaaatGGAGCATACGGACCAAATGGACCATACGGACCAtacggaccacaaggaccacaaggaccacaaggacaacaaggaccacaaggaccagctggaccaggtggatacggacccgaatcatcagctagcgctgctgctgcagctgctgcaggaccaaacggaccatacggaccatacggaccacaaggaccacaaggaccacaaggaccacaaggaccagctggaccaggtggatacggaccaggatcatcagctagcgctgctgctgcagctgctgcaggaccaaacggaccaggaggaccacaaggactacaaggaccacaaggaccacaaggaccagctggaccaggtggatacggaccaggatcatcagccagcgctgctgctgcagctgctgcaggaccaaacggaccaggaggaccacaaggaccacaaggaccacaaggaccagctggaccaggtggatacggacctggatcatcagctagcgctgctgcttcagctgctgcaggaccaaatGGAGCATACGGACCAAATGGACCATACGGACCAtacggaccacaaggaccacaaggaccacaaggaccacaaggaccacaaggacaaGCTGGTCCAGGTGGATATGGACCAGGATCCGCAGCTAGCTCTGCTGCTGCAGCTTCATCAGGACAAGGTGGATACGgtccacaaggaccacaagggccacaaggaccacaaggaccagctggaccaggtggATACGGACCAGGATCATCAAGTAGTGCTTCTGCTACTGCTACTGTGTCTTCACAACCAGAAGAAATCATAATTATTGAAGAGCAACCAGAAGTTACCGTAACAGCTAATGCTAACGCTAATGCAGGACCATATggaccagctggaccag gtggatacggaccaggatcatcagctagcgctgctgcttcagctgctgcaggaccaaatGGAGCATACGGACCAAATGGACCATACGGACCAtacggaccacaaggaccacaaggaccacaaggaccacaaggaccagctggaccaggtggatacggaccaggatcatcagctagcgctgctgctgcagctgctgcaggaccaaacggaccaggaggaccacaaggactacaaggaccacaaggaccacaaggaccagctggaccaggtggatacggaccaggatcatcagctagcgctgctgctgcagctgctgcaggaccaaacgGACCAGGAGGACCACAAAAActacaaggaccacaaggaccacaagggccagctggaccaggtggatacggaccaggatcatcagctagcgctgctgctgcagctgctgcaggaccaaatGGAGCATACGGACCAAATGGACCATACGGACCGtacggaccacaaggaccacaaggaccacaaggacaacaaggaccacaaggaccagctggaccaggtggatacggaccgaatcatcagctagcgctgctgctgcagctgctgcaggaccaaacgGACCATTCGGACCAtacggaccacaaggaccacaaggaccacaaggaccacaaggaccagctggaccaggtggatacggaccaggatcatcagctagcgctgctgctgcagctgctgcaggaccaaacggaccaggaggaccacaaggactacaaggaccacaaggaccacaaggaccagctggaccag gtggatacggaccaggatcatcagctagcgctgctgctgcagctgctgcaggaccaaacggaccaggaggaccacaaggactacaaggaccacaaggaccacaaggaccagctggaccaggtggatacggaccaggatcatcagctagcgctgctgctgcagctgctgcaggaccaaacggaccaggaggaccacaaggactacaaggaccacaaggaccacaaggaccagctggaccaggtggatacggaccaggatcatcagctagcgctgctgctgcagctgctgcaggaccaaatGGAGCATACGGACCAAATGGACCATACGGACCAtacggaccacaaggaccacaaggaccacaaggacaacaaggaccacaaggaccagctggaccaggtggatacggacccgaatcatcagctagcgctgctgctgcagctgctgcaggaccaaacggaccaggaggaccacaaggaccacaaggaccacaaggaccagctggaccaggtggatacggaccaggatcatcagctagcgctgctgctgcagctgctgcaggaccaaacggaccaggaggaccacaaggactacaaggaccacaaggaccacaaggaccagctggaccag gtggatacggaccaggatcatcagctagcgctgctgcttcagctgctgcaggaccaaatGGAGCATACGGACCAAATGGACCATACGGACCAtacggaccacaaggaccacaaggaccacaaggaccacaaggaccagctggaccaggtggatacggaccaggatcatcagctagcgctgctgcttcagctgctgcaggaccaaacggaccaggaggaccacaaggaccacaaggaccacaaggaccacaaggaccagctggaccaggtggatacggaccaggatcatcagctagcgctgctgcttcagctgctgcaggaccaaatGGAGCATATGGACCAAATGGACCATACGGACCAtacggaccacaaggaccacaaggaccacaaggaccacaaggaccagctggaccaggtggatacggaccaggatcatcagctagcgctgctgctgcagctgctgcaggaccaaacggaccaggaggaccacaaggactacaaggaccacaaggaccacaaggaccacaaggaccagctggaccaggtggatacggaccaggatcatcagctagcgctgctgctgcagctgctgcaggaccaaacggaccaggaggaccacaaggaccacaaggaccacaaggaccacaaggaccagctggaccaggtggatacggaccaggatcatcagctagcgctgctgctgcagctgctgcaggaccaaatGGAGCATACGGACCAAATGGACCATACGGACCAtacggaccacaaggaccacaaggaccacaaggaccacaaggaccacaaggaccagctggaccaggtggatacggaccaggatcatcagctagcgctgctgctgcagctgctgcaggaccaaacggaccaggaggaccacaaggaccacaaggaccacaaggaccacaaggaccagctggaccaggtggatacggaccaggatcatcagctagcgctgctgctgcagctgctgcaggaccaaacggaccaggaggaccacaaggaccacaaggaccacaaggaccacaaggaccagctggaccaggtggatacggacctggatcatcagctagcgctgctgcttcagctgctgcaggaccaaatGGACCAAATGGACCATACGGACCAtacggaccacaaggaccacaaggaccacaaggaccacaaggaccagctggaccaggtggatacggaccaggatcatcagctagcgctgctgctgcagctgctgcaggaccaaacggaccaggaggaccacaaggactacaaggaccacaaggaccacaaggaccagctggaccag gtggatacggaccaggatcatcagctagcgctgctgctgcagctgctgcaggaccaaacggaccaggaggaccacaaggaccacaaggaccacaaggaccacaaggaccagctggaccaggtggatacggacctggatcatcagctagcgctgctgcttcagctgctgcaggaccaaatGGAGCATACGGACCAAATGGACCATACGGACCAtacggaccacaaggaccacaaggaccacaaggaccacaaggaccagctggaccaggtggatacggaccaggatcatcagctagcgctgctgctgcagctgctgcaggaccaaacggaccaggaggaccacaaggactacaaggaccacaaggaccacaaggaccagctggaccag gtggatacggaccaggatcatcagctagcgctgctgcttcagctgctgcaggaccaaatGGAGCATACGGACCAAATGGACCATACGGACCAtacggaccacaaggaccacaaggaccacaaggacaacaaggaccacaaggaccagctggaccaggtggatacggacccggatcatcagctagcgctgctgctgcagctgctgcaggaccaaacggaccatacggaccatacggaccacaaggaccacaaggaccacaaggaccacaaggaccagctggaccaggtggatacggaccaggatcatcagctagcgctgctgctgcagctgctgcaggaccaaacggaccaggaggaccacaaggactacaaggaccacaaggaccacaaggaccagctggaccag gtggatacggaccaggatcatcagctagcgctgctgctgcagctgctgcaggaccaaacggaccaggaggaccacaaggactacaaggaccacaaggaccacaaggaccagctggaccaggtggatacggaccaggatcatcagctagcgctgctgctgcagctgctgcaggaccaaatGGAGCATACGGACCAAATGGACCAtacggaccacaaggaccacaaggaccacaaggacaacaaggaccacaaggaccagctggaccaggtggatacggacccgaatcatcagctagcgctgctgctgcagctgctgcaggaccaaacggaccatacggaccatacggaccacaaggaccacaaggaccacaaggaccacaaggaccagctggaccaggtggatacggaccaggatcatcagctagcgctgctgctgcagctgctgcaggaccaaacggaccaggaggaccacaaggactacaaggaccacaaggaccacaaggaccacaaggaccagctggaccaggtggatacggaccaggatcatcagccagcgctgctgctgcagctgctgcaggaccaaacggaccagaaggaccacaaggaccacaaggaccacaaggaccagctggaccaggtggatacggacctggatcatcagctagcgctgctgcttcagctgctgcaggaccaaatGGAGCATACGGACCAAATGGACCATACGGACCAtacggaccacaaggaccacaaggaccacaaggaccacaaggaccacaaggacaaGCTGGTCCAGGTGGATATGGACCAGGATCCGCAGCTAGCTCTGCTGCTGCAGCTTCATCAGGACAAGGTGGATACGgtccacaaggaccacaagggccacaaggaccacaaggaccagctggaccaggtggATACGGACCAGGATCATCAAGTAGTGCTTCTGCTACTGCTACTGTGTCTTCACAACCAGAAGAAATCATAA